One region of Glutamicibacter sp. B1 genomic DNA includes:
- a CDS encoding LacI family DNA-binding transcriptional regulator, producing the protein MAVSVKEVAAEAGVSVGTVSNVLNRPEVVSERTVNKVSAAIEKLGFVRNDAARQLRAGHSRNFGLVVLDGRNPFFMDVTQGAQHRALENGYTVLMGSSDNSLTTEQQLLDLFEEQRVAGVLISPMHSDLSRLWKIREAGTPVVLVDRGSGDRSFSSVSVNDVEGGRIAVQHLVDLGRKKIAFVGGPQSIEQVQHRLEGAQSVIAGTADAVLQVMPTKQLTVLEGRAAGERILAMNPDERPDGIFAANDLLALGILQALVMSGSLRVPEDIALVGYDNIDFAQSAVVPITTVRQPAEEIGRTAVDVLLREAEVGADTVREQFVFTPKLVVRESTVGTANAS; encoded by the coding sequence GTGGCCGTCAGCGTAAAGGAAGTCGCCGCCGAAGCCGGAGTTTCTGTGGGCACCGTATCCAACGTGCTCAACCGCCCGGAGGTCGTTTCTGAACGCACCGTCAACAAAGTCAGTGCTGCAATAGAAAAGCTCGGTTTCGTCCGCAATGACGCGGCCCGACAATTGCGTGCAGGTCACAGCCGGAACTTTGGACTTGTGGTCCTGGACGGACGCAACCCCTTCTTCATGGATGTCACCCAAGGCGCTCAACACCGGGCCTTGGAAAACGGGTATACGGTCCTGATGGGGTCCAGCGACAACTCACTGACTACGGAGCAACAACTCTTGGATCTCTTCGAGGAACAGCGGGTTGCCGGGGTACTGATCTCCCCCATGCACAGCGATTTGAGTCGTCTCTGGAAAATCCGTGAAGCCGGCACCCCCGTAGTTCTGGTTGACCGTGGCAGTGGAGATCGCAGCTTCTCATCCGTTTCCGTTAACGACGTCGAAGGCGGTCGCATCGCGGTACAACACCTAGTAGATCTCGGACGCAAGAAAATAGCCTTTGTCGGCGGACCACAAAGCATCGAACAGGTGCAGCACCGCCTCGAAGGAGCTCAATCGGTCATCGCAGGAACCGCAGATGCGGTCCTCCAAGTTATGCCTACCAAACAGCTCACCGTTTTAGAAGGTCGCGCCGCGGGCGAGCGGATCTTGGCAATGAACCCAGATGAACGACCCGATGGCATCTTTGCCGCCAACGACTTGCTCGCTTTGGGTATCTTGCAAGCACTAGTCATGTCCGGTTCACTCCGCGTCCCCGAGGATATCGCCCTGGTGGGCTACGACAATATCGACTTTGCCCAGTCGGCAGTTGTCCCAATCACTACGGTGCGCCAACCTGCCGAGGAAATCGGACGGACGGCAGTGGACGTGCTGTTGCGTGAAGCCGAGGTGGGCGCAGACACGGTGAGAGAACAGTTCGTTTTCACGCCGAAACTTGTCGTCCGTGAATCAACTGTGGGGACAGCCAACGCGAGCTAA
- a CDS encoding LCP family protein yields the protein MTELRIRPRKRRITFVLITALIIALIVAAGGLWFKLQGNISTAAIRSTESPAPDSSHGLNILLLGSDTRDMDATGFGKASGARSDSMVLVHIAAGNKRIDAVQIPRDTLVDMPACEDTGHGSYPGGVAMINSALNYGPACSVTAVESLTGVQLNHFVEINFEGFMSIVDALGGVKVCLPKAMKDSKANLDLPAGEQTVNGTDALALARTRHAVGDGSDIARLGHQQMVMSAIVQQATSKETLARPDRLYSFLDDATSSLTVDPGLSSLTDLSSLALRAQAVPSDKITFMTMPWEQAPQNKNRVVPSADAESLFASLRADSPVVLAGSADKKKTENSKSPQAPVQIFNAAQVAGLAADFSAKATKEGFTVSSIGNAASVKARTTLLAADTDQAQETAKALAKALNLDIKPTTATVDGVQLSLGQDYQELQKPEKSPVTTTNRTADQSLCG from the coding sequence ATGACCGAGCTTCGAATACGGCCTCGCAAACGGCGCATCACTTTTGTGCTCATCACTGCGCTGATCATTGCCCTGATTGTGGCTGCTGGTGGACTCTGGTTTAAGTTGCAAGGCAATATTTCTACAGCAGCTATTCGAAGCACCGAATCGCCGGCACCTGATTCGAGTCACGGTTTGAACATCTTGCTCTTGGGTTCGGACACCCGCGATATGGACGCCACCGGATTTGGCAAAGCCTCGGGCGCACGCAGCGATTCGATGGTTCTGGTTCACATCGCCGCGGGGAACAAACGCATTGATGCAGTCCAAATCCCTCGTGACACCCTGGTAGATATGCCCGCCTGTGAAGACACCGGTCATGGCAGTTATCCTGGCGGTGTGGCGATGATTAATTCGGCACTAAATTACGGTCCGGCCTGCTCTGTCACGGCTGTTGAATCACTGACCGGTGTGCAGTTGAATCACTTTGTTGAAATCAACTTTGAAGGGTTCATGTCCATCGTTGATGCCTTGGGTGGGGTCAAGGTGTGCCTGCCAAAGGCGATGAAGGATTCCAAAGCGAACCTTGACCTGCCAGCCGGAGAGCAGACCGTCAACGGAACTGATGCCCTAGCCTTGGCCCGTACCCGTCATGCGGTAGGCGATGGCAGTGACATCGCACGCCTAGGTCACCAACAGATGGTCATGTCGGCCATCGTTCAACAGGCCACCAGCAAGGAAACGCTCGCCCGACCAGACCGCCTATATTCCTTCTTGGATGATGCCACGTCTTCATTAACTGTGGACCCCGGTTTGAGCTCCCTGACCGATCTGAGCTCACTGGCCCTGAGGGCCCAAGCGGTTCCTTCAGACAAAATTACCTTCATGACCATGCCATGGGAGCAAGCGCCGCAGAATAAGAATCGTGTGGTTCCCTCCGCTGACGCGGAATCCCTTTTTGCCAGCCTGCGCGCGGATTCACCTGTTGTTCTAGCAGGTTCGGCAGACAAGAAAAAGACCGAAAACAGTAAGAGTCCCCAGGCTCCGGTACAGATCTTTAACGCAGCTCAGGTAGCAGGACTGGCAGCTGACTTCTCGGCCAAGGCCACCAAAGAGGGATTCACCGTTTCATCAATCGGCAATGCCGCTAGCGTGAAGGCTCGTACCACCTTGCTGGCCGCCGATACCGACCAGGCCCAAGAGACGGCGAAAGCCCTAGCCAAGGCACTGAATCTGGACATCAAACCAACAACCGCCACAGTTGATGGTGTTCAGTTAAGTCTCGGCCAGGACTACCAAGAGTTACAGAAGCCGGAAAAATCGCCGGTGACAACGACCAACCGCACAGCGGATCAGAGCCTGTGCGGTTAG
- a CDS encoding DUF6986 family protein, protein MINPFDESTLASVATLLAATDQLLEKSYPGDSGARQPIHTVYVPGDQYSPELPAAWGHNAMVAAGGLVGLSMLATKLNLAEPQRLAELVAEKLASEPIEDLRIDFEDGFGNRSDAEEDAAVLAAADSLAAAIAANKAPSFIGIRFKCFEAPTRARGIRTLGLFIAQLLSRGQLPAGLRLTLPKVTTVDQVKAMVLLTEKLEETHGLEPGTLRFEVQVETPQVIIAADGTHPVAGLIHAGQGRVSSLHYGTYDYSASLGVAAGYQSMEHPVADYAKDVMQVAVAGTGVELSDGSTNIIPAGDPENMAEAWALHARLVSRHLARGIYQGWDLHENQLPTRYLATFAFFREGLQAAGTRLRNYVHQISSTIMDEPATARALARYIHRGVTCGAVSAEEVAELAQITLPELEAIALNRSHA, encoded by the coding sequence ATGATCAACCCCTTCGATGAGTCCACACTGGCCAGCGTAGCAACGCTACTGGCCGCCACGGATCAGCTACTAGAAAAGTCCTACCCGGGAGATTCCGGGGCGCGCCAGCCCATCCACACGGTGTATGTTCCAGGGGATCAGTACTCCCCGGAACTACCAGCGGCTTGGGGCCACAACGCCATGGTGGCCGCCGGTGGCCTGGTGGGACTATCAATGCTGGCCACCAAGCTGAACCTGGCTGAACCACAGCGGTTGGCCGAGTTGGTGGCCGAGAAGCTGGCCAGTGAACCCATCGAAGATTTGCGCATTGACTTTGAAGACGGCTTTGGCAATCGCAGTGATGCTGAGGAGGACGCCGCCGTACTGGCAGCGGCCGACTCGCTCGCTGCGGCCATCGCCGCAAACAAAGCACCATCCTTTATCGGTATCCGCTTTAAATGTTTCGAAGCTCCGACCCGAGCCCGAGGCATTCGAACCCTGGGCCTGTTCATTGCCCAGTTGCTTTCCCGCGGTCAGCTACCAGCGGGACTACGCCTGACCCTGCCCAAGGTAACCACAGTAGACCAGGTCAAAGCCATGGTGTTGCTGACCGAAAAGCTAGAAGAAACCCATGGTCTTGAACCCGGCACTCTTCGCTTCGAAGTGCAGGTCGAAACCCCGCAGGTCATCATCGCCGCCGATGGCACCCATCCGGTGGCCGGGCTGATCCATGCAGGCCAGGGCCGAGTATCCTCCCTGCACTACGGCACCTATGACTACTCCGCCTCACTGGGCGTGGCTGCCGGCTATCAGTCCATGGAACACCCCGTGGCTGACTACGCCAAAGACGTGATGCAGGTGGCCGTGGCAGGCACCGGCGTAGAACTTTCCGACGGCTCCACCAACATCATCCCTGCCGGTGACCCTGAAAACATGGCTGAAGCCTGGGCGTTGCACGCTCGTTTGGTCTCCCGCCACCTAGCCCGAGGTATCTACCAGGGCTGGGATCTGCACGAAAACCAGCTGCCCACCCGTTACCTAGCGACCTTCGCCTTCTTCCGCGAGGGCCTGCAAGCGGCCGGCACCCGCCTGCGCAACTACGTTCACCAGATCAGCTCCACGATCATGGATGAACCAGCCACCGCCCGAGCCCTGGCCCGCTACATCCATCGCGGGGTCACCTGCGGTGCGGTGAGCGCAGAAGAAGTCGCCGAGCTAGCTCAAATCACCCTGCCCGAACTCGAAGCCATCGCGCTGAATCGCTCCCACGCCTAA
- a CDS encoding LysR family transcriptional regulator — protein MATQSDLSGVSLPQIAAVITVVDYGSFTAAADVLGISQPSLSRRIQSLEQSLGVPIFRAVGRTMQLTDAGRSIVPAGRRILDELASINALGASTRELKTGSLRIAGLPSLIGSVLPEYVGQFHKKHPEIHLEILSVQDHEELVETIRLGSADAAFGVSHQVPADLESRLVCQQEFAAVVPANLNTATGLNAQLLSSLSLVSLPQPTSIRKVTDEIYRSLGCVPPRVITTVQRDALVPLSIACGGITMVPGVMATTAEVFGGKQLALPEGTGRAIGIIYRRDPFQNPALTEFLHLL, from the coding sequence ATGGCTACTCAATCAGATCTCAGCGGTGTTTCCCTGCCCCAGATCGCAGCAGTGATCACCGTGGTTGACTATGGATCATTCACTGCGGCCGCCGATGTCCTCGGAATCTCTCAGCCATCGCTCTCGCGCAGAATTCAGTCCCTCGAACAGAGTCTGGGTGTGCCCATTTTTCGTGCAGTGGGACGCACCATGCAATTAACCGACGCTGGGCGCAGTATTGTCCCCGCGGGACGACGCATCCTTGACGAACTGGCCTCGATCAACGCACTAGGTGCGTCGACTAGGGAGCTGAAAACCGGTTCCTTGCGCATCGCGGGTTTACCTTCGCTCATCGGCAGCGTGTTGCCCGAGTATGTTGGCCAGTTCCACAAGAAGCACCCAGAGATCCACCTTGAAATCCTCAGCGTCCAAGACCACGAGGAACTGGTTGAAACAATCCGCTTGGGTAGTGCAGATGCAGCGTTCGGCGTGAGCCATCAAGTTCCTGCCGATTTAGAATCCCGGCTGGTTTGCCAACAAGAATTTGCTGCCGTAGTCCCGGCCAACCTTAACACCGCAACGGGTCTCAACGCACAACTACTAAGTTCCTTGAGCTTGGTTAGCCTGCCCCAGCCCACCTCCATCCGCAAAGTCACCGACGAGATATATCGTTCGCTTGGCTGCGTTCCACCACGGGTCATCACCACTGTGCAACGCGACGCCCTAGTGCCACTGAGCATTGCTTGCGGAGGTATCACGATGGTTCCGGGCGTCATGGCCACCACCGCTGAAGTCTTCGGCGGCAAACAACTTGCGCTACCGGAAGGAACAGGCCGCGCAATCGGGATCATCTACCGGCGCGATCCGTTCCAAAACCCGGCTCTAACGGAGTTCTTACACCTACTGTGA
- a CDS encoding type II toxin-antitoxin system Phd/YefM family antitoxin, producing the protein MSISASEARKTLVPLIQQVNDDRQAVEIISRKGNAVLMAADEYAAWQETAFLFRSPANARRLLDAYERARSGVTETHELD; encoded by the coding sequence ATGTCCATTAGCGCAAGCGAAGCACGCAAGACACTCGTTCCATTGATTCAACAAGTCAATGATGACCGCCAAGCTGTTGAAATCATCTCTCGCAAGGGAAATGCTGTTCTCATGGCGGCAGATGAATACGCGGCATGGCAGGAGACCGCGTTCCTCTTCCGTTCGCCAGCCAACGCCCGGCGGCTCTTGGATGCCTACGAACGTGCACGGTCGGGAGTGACCGAGACTCACGAGCTCGACTAG
- a CDS encoding maleylpyruvate isomerase family mycothiol-dependent enzyme, with the protein MINTARLHSDLSRLTRETASMSATVRALSTEELTADSLCEGWSRAHVIAHLASNGRTLVKLVDWVTSGEPQKLYASQEARNAEIDELAALPSEELLAAFEESASYFAQECERLTGKLAVEEVDLHGKIIPAASIVALRTAEVVIHHHDLNSVWTIAEAEPDSQEEALEAAVRTMRFKDAPGMTLLGNDGGEWVIGDGSLTVRADRAHLIDWLARGNSQNIEADGPIPQLPTW; encoded by the coding sequence ATGATCAATACTGCTCGACTGCATTCGGACCTGTCCCGTCTCACTCGCGAAACTGCGTCGATGTCCGCTACGGTGCGGGCCCTGTCCACCGAAGAATTAACCGCCGACTCCCTGTGTGAGGGTTGGAGTCGTGCACATGTCATTGCGCATTTGGCCTCAAACGGTCGGACTCTGGTCAAGCTCGTGGACTGGGTCACCAGCGGTGAGCCACAGAAACTTTATGCATCGCAGGAAGCACGCAACGCAGAAATCGATGAGCTCGCTGCACTACCGAGCGAAGAACTGCTCGCAGCTTTTGAAGAATCGGCTAGCTACTTCGCGCAAGAGTGTGAGCGCCTTACCGGCAAGCTTGCAGTAGAAGAGGTTGATCTACACGGCAAGATCATTCCAGCGGCCTCCATCGTTGCCTTGCGTACTGCCGAAGTAGTCATCCATCATCATGACCTGAATTCCGTGTGGACCATCGCCGAGGCTGAGCCGGATTCTCAAGAGGAAGCGCTGGAAGCCGCTGTGCGCACCATGCGCTTCAAGGATGCTCCGGGCATGACGCTGCTAGGCAACGATGGCGGTGAATGGGTCATTGGTGATGGTTCACTCACCGTGAGGGCTGACCGCGCACATTTGATTGACTGGTTGGCTCGTGGCAATTCTCAGAACATCGAAGCTGACGGCCCGATTCCCCAACTACCCACCTGGTAA
- a CDS encoding L-rhamnose mutarotase gives MRVCFQLQVRPELMDQYIERHAKVWPEMLQAINDAGRRNYSLFLRADGLLIGYYETDDDQAAQEALDADPRTARWEAEMSAFFLSLDGRADQQAQRLSEVFNLEDQLANLPATRN, from the coding sequence ATGCGAGTCTGCTTCCAGCTACAAGTTCGCCCCGAGCTCATGGACCAGTACATCGAACGCCACGCAAAAGTCTGGCCGGAGATGCTCCAAGCAATCAACGATGCCGGACGCCGGAACTACTCGCTCTTTCTACGCGCCGACGGACTGCTCATCGGCTATTACGAAACGGACGACGACCAAGCAGCGCAAGAGGCTCTCGACGCTGACCCGCGCACTGCACGGTGGGAGGCAGAGATGTCTGCATTCTTCCTCAGTCTCGACGGACGAGCGGATCAGCAAGCCCAACGGCTCAGTGAAGTTTTCAACCTCGAAGACCAATTGGCAAACCTGCCAGCAACAAGAAACTAA
- a CDS encoding CobW family GTP-binding protein, translating into MIPVIVLTGYLGAGKTSLLNGLLTRPGTRVGVIINDIGKINVDTGLITGQIDAAESIAGGCVCCLPDSGGLDELLEKLAAPKLRLDAIIVEASGAADPINVDRLLRYGNAPGVRPGGIIDVIDAVQHEHTVDTAAMAPARFTAASLVVVNKLDMISAEQREATFTRISERVRQANPQVSIVPASHAAIDPELVFDIALNEDPADELPLAAASRAEHDHTHAPHAHAVTVPCPEPADPGAILDLLENPPANAYRLKGHVKIRTGTGIQRYLINMVGWQPHLQLATAGSDPADDALVAVGVDLDEQLVGDALRSALQPALVEPTSQNLTRLERRLILSSRAAQDEDEQLADEESVSS; encoded by the coding sequence TTGATCCCCGTTATTGTGCTCACTGGATACCTCGGCGCCGGAAAGACCAGTTTGCTCAATGGATTATTAACCCGCCCGGGCACCCGGGTTGGCGTGATCATCAACGATATCGGCAAGATCAATGTTGATACCGGACTGATCACCGGGCAGATCGATGCCGCCGAGTCCATTGCCGGTGGCTGCGTGTGCTGCCTGCCAGATAGTGGTGGCCTTGACGAGTTACTGGAAAAACTTGCGGCACCAAAACTTCGGTTGGATGCGATCATCGTTGAAGCCAGTGGCGCAGCTGACCCTATCAACGTGGATCGACTCTTGCGCTACGGCAATGCACCCGGGGTCCGCCCCGGTGGCATCATCGACGTTATCGACGCAGTACAGCACGAACATACGGTGGACACGGCCGCCATGGCTCCAGCCCGGTTTACTGCAGCCAGTCTCGTGGTGGTCAACAAGTTAGACATGATCTCCGCAGAACAACGCGAGGCGACCTTCACTCGAATCAGCGAGCGAGTACGTCAAGCCAACCCACAGGTGAGCATTGTTCCCGCCAGCCATGCTGCCATCGACCCGGAACTGGTCTTTGATATCGCGCTGAATGAGGACCCGGCAGACGAACTTCCGCTGGCCGCCGCGTCTCGGGCCGAGCACGACCATACCCATGCCCCGCATGCTCATGCAGTCACCGTTCCCTGCCCCGAGCCTGCAGATCCGGGCGCCATCCTGGATCTCTTAGAGAATCCTCCAGCAAATGCCTACCGGCTCAAAGGCCACGTGAAGATTCGCACCGGCACCGGGATCCAGCGCTACCTGATCAATATGGTCGGATGGCAACCACATCTTCAGTTGGCCACAGCTGGTTCTGATCCTGCCGACGATGCTCTGGTGGCCGTTGGAGTGGACCTGGATGAGCAGTTGGTTGGGGACGCGCTGCGTTCTGCCTTGCAACCGGCCCTTGTCGAGCCGACCTCGCAAAATCTCACGCGCCTTGAACGCCGATTGATCCTCAGTTCACGGGCCGCCCAAGATGAGGATGAGCAATTGGCCGATGAAGAATCTGTAAGTAGCTGA
- a CDS encoding plasmid pRiA4b ORF-3 family protein — protein MAKKKKKQKPKQGHPARLQGDVISIERAKVKRGLDALTPQFTRWLESEHGDSELAPMVLATVGETLSFYAEAIELRSVTDFDPPQLFTVLNATIEFEEAEDPDDDSGELRDLVFTAWTVYLDFLQENDLWGGDPAGIEWLLETINSDDPFNGGSAKKPLKVPETVEDAVADMDRMQVLKTGRVLLTWATTKGHNYWDAGPGPKYISQAAQAVRGLFPKEVDASSRHHVASIVLTALEMAGLLDTKTGAVPEHGKNAHDFMDVDDAVTFQSKYGYLQAVLDLLLAEPEKDDEETVESWGLSNLWLLRAIDGEAQPVVHDRLESFSEAGFSGAHQRMKLLRSLGLVNEGSTYDIPGIVRLALTDLDDDAQEDEQAEEPTDPAAMDPFGLAFDEEDEPKRLKRTEPYKGKVLQLKLSLRDVKPPIWRRVLVPTDLNLGDLHDIIQTSFDFSDSHLHQFYGPNYKVSYGPKNPYMESDVDESTVLLSKLFKKPKDRLSYAYDFGDDWRIGIEVEDVLAADDGQLPRCIGGRRMGPLEDSGGPWQWTQMVQELKDEKPLTMMEDTLPDEFQPVPGEDFDPAVFSIEEINENLDLEF, from the coding sequence GTGGCGAAGAAAAAGAAGAAGCAGAAGCCCAAGCAGGGGCACCCGGCGCGCCTGCAGGGAGATGTCATCTCCATAGAACGCGCGAAGGTTAAGCGTGGTCTGGATGCACTAACCCCGCAGTTCACCCGATGGCTTGAATCCGAGCACGGGGATAGCGAATTAGCCCCGATGGTTTTGGCCACGGTGGGTGAAACCTTGAGCTTCTATGCTGAAGCCATTGAATTGCGCAGCGTCACCGACTTTGATCCCCCGCAGCTATTCACGGTGCTGAATGCAACCATCGAATTCGAAGAAGCAGAAGATCCAGACGACGACTCCGGAGAGCTACGCGATCTGGTGTTCACCGCATGGACCGTCTATTTGGACTTCTTGCAAGAAAACGATCTGTGGGGTGGCGATCCGGCCGGTATCGAATGGTTGCTGGAAACGATCAATTCCGATGATCCTTTCAACGGCGGCAGTGCCAAGAAGCCGTTGAAGGTACCGGAAACTGTTGAGGATGCCGTGGCTGACATGGACCGAATGCAGGTTTTGAAGACGGGTCGAGTGCTCCTGACCTGGGCCACCACCAAGGGACACAACTACTGGGACGCTGGCCCGGGCCCGAAGTATATTTCCCAAGCGGCTCAGGCAGTACGCGGACTATTTCCGAAGGAAGTTGACGCGTCGAGCCGTCATCACGTGGCTTCCATCGTGCTCACTGCCCTTGAAATGGCCGGCTTGCTGGACACCAAGACCGGTGCCGTTCCGGAACACGGCAAAAATGCGCACGATTTCATGGATGTTGACGACGCGGTGACATTCCAGAGCAAGTACGGCTACCTCCAGGCGGTCCTTGATTTGCTGCTGGCTGAGCCAGAAAAAGACGACGAGGAAACTGTTGAGTCTTGGGGTCTTTCTAATCTCTGGTTGCTTAGAGCGATCGATGGCGAAGCACAGCCGGTTGTTCATGACCGCCTCGAGTCGTTCTCCGAGGCTGGATTCTCCGGCGCACATCAACGTATGAAATTACTGCGTTCACTGGGCTTGGTGAATGAGGGAAGTACTTACGACATTCCGGGAATTGTCAGGCTGGCGCTGACCGACTTGGACGACGACGCCCAGGAAGACGAGCAGGCTGAAGAACCTACCGACCCAGCTGCGATGGATCCCTTCGGACTCGCTTTTGATGAGGAGGACGAACCTAAGCGTCTAAAACGCACCGAGCCGTATAAGGGCAAGGTGCTACAACTCAAGCTCTCCTTGCGCGATGTGAAGCCACCGATCTGGCGACGCGTCCTAGTACCGACCGACTTGAATCTGGGGGATCTGCACGACATTATCCAGACCAGCTTCGACTTCTCCGACTCGCACCTGCACCAGTTCTACGGTCCAAACTACAAGGTCAGCTACGGTCCCAAGAATCCATATATGGAAAGTGATGTCGATGAGTCGACAGTTCTACTCTCCAAGCTTTTCAAGAAACCGAAGGACCGGCTGAGCTACGCCTACGACTTTGGTGATGATTGGCGAATTGGGATCGAGGTTGAGGACGTTCTCGCCGCCGATGACGGTCAATTGCCACGGTGCATCGGCGGACGCCGCATGGGTCCACTGGAAGATAGTGGTGGCCCATGGCAGTGGACCCAGATGGTTCAAGAACTCAAGGACGAGAAGCCTCTGACCATGATGGAAGATACACTGCCCGACGAATTCCAACCGGTCCCGGGCGAAGACTTTGACCCGGCAGTATTCAGCATCGAGGAAATCAACGAGAACCTCGATCTTGAGTTCTAG
- a CDS encoding bifunctional allantoicase/(S)-ureidoglycine aminohydrolase gives MTVPAIQNSASYYANFGGHPPQSDLLTDRAIVTEAYTVIPKGVLRDIVTSVFPEWTNTRAWVLNRPVAGGATTFAQSIVEVAPGGGATKPEPQAEVQGFIFVLTGQLTLIIEGTEHVLEDGGYAYLPAGSTWSARNDGTELTSFHWLRKRYEPLAGVDAPGPVVGNERDVEPGAMPGTDGKWRTTRMLDPDDVAFDFGVNIVTFEPGASIPFAETHVMEHGLYVLEGKGVYRLNGDWVEVEAGDYMSLRAFCPQACYAGGPDNFRYLLYKDQNRQVAL, from the coding sequence ATGACTGTTCCAGCAATCCAGAACTCCGCGTCCTACTACGCGAACTTCGGTGGACACCCGCCACAGAGCGACCTGCTGACCGACCGCGCCATCGTCACCGAGGCTTACACCGTGATCCCCAAGGGCGTGCTGCGTGACATCGTTACCAGTGTCTTCCCCGAGTGGACCAATACCCGCGCATGGGTGCTCAACCGTCCGGTCGCCGGCGGTGCCACCACCTTCGCCCAGTCCATCGTGGAAGTTGCCCCCGGCGGCGGAGCCACCAAGCCAGAACCGCAGGCTGAAGTCCAGGGCTTCATCTTTGTCCTCACCGGGCAGCTGACCCTGATCATTGAAGGCACCGAGCATGTGCTCGAAGATGGCGGTTACGCTTACCTGCCTGCTGGTTCCACCTGGTCGGCGCGCAATGACGGTACCGAACTGACCAGCTTCCACTGGCTGCGCAAGCGCTACGAACCACTGGCCGGTGTGGATGCGCCGGGCCCGGTGGTGGGCAATGAGCGCGACGTAGAGCCTGGCGCCATGCCGGGGACCGATGGCAAGTGGCGCACCACTCGCATGTTGGATCCTGACGATGTTGCTTTCGACTTTGGTGTGAACATCGTGACTTTTGAGCCTGGTGCTTCGATTCCTTTTGCCGAGACTCACGTGATGGAACATGGCCTGTATGTGCTCGAAGGTAAGGGTGTGTACCGGTTGAACGGTGATTGGGTTGAGGTGGAAGCCGGGGACTACATGTCACTGCGTGCCTTCTGCCCGCAGGCTTGTTATGCCGGTGGCCCGGATAACTTCCGTTACCTGCTGTACAAGGATCAGAACCGACAAGTCGCCTTGTAA